Genomic window (Penaeus chinensis breed Huanghai No. 1 unplaced genomic scaffold, ASM1920278v2 CTG_8369, whole genome shotgun sequence):
ACATTTTGCCCAATATTTTGAcgctctaagaaaaaaaaaagtaattcaaaatggtctaaaaaagagagagagaaaaaaaaagcttaccTCGAGACCAGCAGTTCTCCACAGACATACCCTTCTTTCAGGGGTCTCGCAATTCTACTGCCTTGGTCTGACGCTCTCGAAACAACAGCACGGTCtaggaaagaaggaaatcagaccacGGAGGGGCAACCAGACTCAGTGTAGGTCTATAAGAGGCAGTCATGAGAAGGCAAACAAACCATGGACTTCTCGACAGCCTGCTCAAGCTCACACAGGTTAAGACAAACAGGTGTAAATCATTCACAACATGGAGCAAACAAGCCCCAACAATAAACAGTCTGGAAATTGCTCTAAGTATGCAAATAGTTCGGCTGAgatatatgaaggaaaaaaaaaaaaaagagggagtggggagggagggaaagaaggagggaaggagggagggaaagatgaagagtagaaaaaaagaagaaaaaaaaaaaaggctatgattaaaaaaaaggaaatatataaaaggcAAGATTAAAGTCTAAtactgtatgtaaaaaaaaatgagccAGAGCAAGATCGTGCTAAatcattaaataaacaaacatatgataCGCACACTACATgcggacgcacacgcacgtgcaatATGTACGTctacttaatgtgtgtgtgtatttgtacatgtctgtgagagagaggagggggaggggggagggagggagagagaaagagagagagagagagagagagagagagagagagaaagagagagagagagggagagaaagagagagagagaaagagacgtttatatacctatatttacacaTGTTTTTGCACCCATCAacaaatgtacatgtacacacacacacacacacacacaaactgatcgcacacacacacacacacacacacacacacacacacacacacacacacacacacacaaacaaacaaacaaacaaacaaacacacacacaggtatgcacaCGCCCatcgctcgcgcacacacacacacacacactcacgtaggCAAACACACGAGATTTCGAGAGCCTAAATTATGAAAGGCAGCACATAAAAGGTTCTCGATATTACCCTTgttaaagaagaataagataaacaaGGATTACATGACACAAACTCGCCGCCCACTGCAACATCATTGAAAAGTGACCTCCCCCCCACGACCATAGTAATAGCCACGCCCACAAACCCACGCCCACGATGCCAACGATCTCACGACAATACGACCATGAGTTGACGACTACAACATCACGGACACGACTCCACGCCCACGACCCCATGCCCACAGCTACGCCCACGACCCCACGCCCACATTGCGCCAACGACCCAACACCCACGACCTCACGCCCACGACCCAACGCCCATGACCCCACGCCCACGACCCCAAGCCCACGACCCCATGTCCACGACCCAACGCCCGAAGCTTCGCCCACGCCCCCACGCCCACGGCCCCACGCCCACGACCCCACCCCCGCGATCCAACCACCACGACCCCCACGCCCACAACCCCACGCCTACAACCCCTCGCCCACAGCTACGCCCACGACCCCACGCCTATATTGCGCCAACACCTACGCCCACAGCTACGCCTATAACCCCACGAcctcacacccacgcccacaaccCCATCCCAAAAACGCACTTTCCCTCCTACTTTAGATCGCGTCCGTCCCAAGtcttttaaaatgaaaaaaaaggaaataaaaatgatatcaataatgatcataacaaaccACCTTATCCTACCCATTTAAACTGGTCCTTGCCTATTTTCGTCCCaattacacatatatcatataactcCATTAACCTCagtgtctatctatccttccgaGCAATTACGCCCACTTTCTATCTCCCCCAATTACAGgcatctccccccatccccttccccattccactCTGAACCCCTCTTTAGCCTATTAATGTGTATCCCTACCcaactgccctccctccctccccactacccATGTCCCGTCCTCCTAactacccccacccttccccactgACCTCTGGCTCTTCTTACCCAtatacctcctctcttctccctctctctctctctctctctcctctctctctctctctctctccccacacccttacccctccccatatgcccccttcccccctcttcccccctcccaccacctcttccccaattatcccctactcccttctaacccctcccccccccccagtcccataccctcttcttactcttcccccttccccctctatctacctatctctccccccccccccccctctctatataagtatatctcgTCCAGCTCTCAAAACGCTACTTAGCAATAACGACCATTTATCATAATCTGTCCTATcgaattcccccctccccccccccccaaaaaaaaaaaaaaaaaaaaaaaaaacacttttgagCCAAAACCACAGCCAATTAGACATATGGGAGAAAAATCTATtcgaatatctatctatcgcctTGTTTTCTCTCAAGACGAATAGGTTTGAAAAAGTAGTAGTTGcaatgatgaaaaagaggagagagagagagagagagagagagagagagagagagagagagagagagagagagagagagagagagtcagtgagtgagagagagagagagagagagagagagagagagagagagagagagagagagagtcagtcagtcagtgagtgagagagagagagagagagagagtcgctaATGTTGGGCGAAATGTTGCTAGGTTGGCCCTAAAGTCGCTGAGCTTATGTTTACAGTCGCTCAACAGAAGTGGGAGTCAATATGTTGTAACAAGTTCAAAGGCGTTTTGTAACTTTCATTTAGTATCAATTTTCAATAGGTTTGTGAGATTTATATTTTAGCGAAGGCGGGGCGATGAAGATTGACTGcctgaaagaaagatagacataaattaaagagaaagagagagagagagagagagagagagagagagagagagaaagggagagggaggaaacacatgcaaaaaaagagaaaacaaagacaaaaaaaaacataaataaaatcctTCCCATAGATCCACATCGGTTTTCGAAACTTCCCTAACCTCCTAcgccccccccaaaaacaaaaaaaaaatcgaaataaaaataacaataaatcttGCCCATTACAACCACACTCTATCGCCCCCTTACCCATATTTCGATCAAATATTGCTTAATTGAGTCAAAATTATCCCCAAGATCGCGCGAAATATCCACAAGAGACaagcataaataataatgataataaatgaataaatacatacccaAAAAATCTTCATAACGAGTGACATTAGCATAAAAAAAGGCTGGCACAGGTGTCAGCAGATGCCAACAGGTGTTCCAGTGGGAAAATGACTTAATGATCTCTCATGAATCATCTTTAAAAGCCTATCGTTACTCAGACTAGTTTGCATTAGTTAAATACAACACGAGCTCATCACTaacagctttttttcttttcttttttttttaccgcaaGTGTGTTGCACGATTGCATCTTTGAATGGTTGCAATACACTCGTGCGTTCagtgcctttcctctctctctctctccctccccctccctccccccctccccccctcctccgggTCTTTTGTGTTGCATCGCTttgaaaggggggcggggggaggggggagggggggaggggggtatcagCCGGGCGGACTTTTGTCACtagtatttgtttattattatctatcggtttatctatctcACAGCCGTCTGCTTTTTGATGATTGGGaagaagtaagaaataaataaaaaaaataaatgattttatGCCTTTTATGATACGtaaagttttgtgtgtgtttatgtgtgtgtgtgtgtgtgcttgtgtatgcatatgtgtgtgtgtgttcatgtttttttctttcttcctttctttctgcataGTTTACATATCAACGAACTCGCATCTCAACCAAAGAAGGCTAACCCAGCCTCTGAACAAcgctcacaacaacaacaacaacaacaacaacaacaacaacaacaaactactatcatcgtctttatcactgctctttctccctctaattACCTTTACCATGACCTTCCATTGTTTCCTATTTAATTCCCCGGCAAATAATCCCATTCAGATGAAATACCTTATTATCCATCAGTGATTGCCAACATGCACAATGATTTAGTGTTGTCGACTCAATACCTAATTAAACTCTAATTATTTGCTTATGAATTATCGCCTATTGAAACCCATGACCATACACCGTTGCTATTACTGACCACGGAAGCgaaaatttgatttaaaaaagaaaaaagaaaacaggagtgAAAAATGTGTTATATCGATAGATTATGatgacgggggaaaaaaaagggaaaattgaaaGGTACTCTAAGGACGCTGAGGAAtcgggagggagaaatagaggtgTGTTTTAGAGgaatctttttgtttttgtttttgttttgctttttctgtgtgtgtgtgtctttggtgcctcgtctcttttcttttcttttttctttctttcttttcttcttttcatgttttttttatatataattcatattaatagggtggaaaacgttttttttttttttttttgtcttacttattgtctctgtggatttttttttttttttttgtttttttctggttgttaatttgtctgtatctgtctctctgtctctctgactctcgctctcgctttcgttatctctctctctctctctctttctctctctctctctctctctctctttctatttctccccatACCTTGTCTTTCgcgctatctccctctttctttccctgtctttcttttgttttttatcaaacattttctctctctctctctttctccctctctctctctctctctctctctcctctctctctctctctctctctctctctttctctttctcttcctctctctttctccctctacccctctctctctttctctctctctccctttatctctctctctctctttctctctctctcactctctctctctctttctctttctctttctcttcctctctctttctccctctacccccccctctctctctctctctctctctctctctctctttctctctctctctctctctctctttctctctctttctctcattctctcttttctctttctctccctctcttccccctctcttccgttctccctctctgccaccccttttctctccctccccctctccctccctctcccttccaccccctctcccaacccccacccacccacccaccccctctctctgcaACAAGTCCttttaacaaatatataagtaaaataatttgAAATATGAACTGTTGACAGGACGTGAACGTTATGAATTAATATTCGTTCTGTGATCATTATTTAGAGTTAATTTCTATGTGTCCTGTTTAATTCCCGCCAACGGAGTAATATAACTTGGATGGGCGGCGAACTTGTTgttgtgctctttctctctttctctctctctttctctttctctctctctctcgctttctttctctctctctctttctctgtctctctctttctttctctctctctctctttctctgtatctctctttctctctctctctctctgtctctctctctctctctctctctctctctctctctctctctctctctctctctctcctctctctctctctctctctgtctctctctctctctctctctttctcactctctgtctctctctctctctctctgtctctctctctctctctctctctccctctctctctctctctctctctctctctctctctctctctctctctctgtctctctctctctctccctctctctctctctctctctctctctctctctctctctctctctctctctctctctctctctctctctctctctctctctctctctctctctctctctctctctctctctctctctctctctctctctctctctctctctctctgtctctctctctctctctctctctctctctctctctctctctctctctctctctctctctctctctctctctctctctccctctctctctctctcacacacacacacgtttttgctTGGTGGATTAAGGggtggagagatgaaggagagagagagagagagagagagagaggggggggggagggaggaagggatagggggagggagagagagagagagatagatagagagagagagagagaaaagagagagagaaagagggggggggagggaggaagggatagggggagggagggagagagagagagagagagagagagagagagagtatagggaaacggagaaggcggagggagaacgagagagagagtgggtgggaggaatGGAATGGGAGGAttgggaaagggcgagagagaaaaagaaagagagaaagagagagagagagaaatagaccgagagagagagagagagaaatagaccgagagaaaaagagagaaataaaccaagagagagagagagagagaaacacacacacacacacacacacagacggagccagaaacagaaacaaagaggcaATGGCAAGTGGGAAGCAG
Coding sequences:
- the LOC125024874 gene encoding extensin-like, giving the protein MPTISRQYDHELTTTTSRTRLHAHDPMPTATPTTPRPHCANDPTPTTSRPRPNAHDPTPTTPSPRPHVHDPTPEASPTPPRPRPHAHDPTPAIQPPRPPRPQPHAYNPSPTATPTTPRLYCANTYAHSYAYNPTTSHPRPQPHPKNALSLLL